A window of Phaseolus vulgaris cultivar G19833 chromosome 4, P. vulgaris v2.0, whole genome shotgun sequence genomic DNA:
atttggACATGCATCTTCTACTCCTATCAACAATTAACATTATTCTCAATAAATAAAGGGGTCtctaataaataataactaagGTATTCATTAAAAAGATAACAAATATTTAGTTCCTAAAGCAATATTGCTATCATCAATATTCCCAAAACAATAATCACAGAAAAACTTTGATGTCATTTTTCTTAATTAGAAgacaaaattatataaactttAATTATGTCTTCTACATTTGAGCACTATAAATTACCTAATAAAATGGTTATTATTGCACCAGAATAAAATATTCTCACCAATTGTACAGAGAAAGCAACTgaacaaacaaaaattaacaCCATACTAAAACATGACCCTCAAAAGATGACACAAGTAATTTCCTCTCTACCTAAAACATTTGTACCTCaaagaaaacaattaaaatatggAAACAATATTATACATGGTTGAAAACAACCTATTCTATTTTAGTACTCTTCTAACACTTTTGCCCCATGTTTCTCACATCAACATTTACTCACATATTATAGTTCTTTATGTAGTATGCAGAAGCTATAGCACCATTTACTTTTCCTTCACAATATGGTGTAAAACATGGAAAATCATTGGACAGTATTATTCACTTTACCAGAACCATTGAAGAACTCATTCAACCTTGTTGATTCAGCAAGCTCATACCTTTGATGACATGCTTGTTTGAAAAGTAGATGTAAATGGATTCAGGAACACACTAGGCCTACCATATTCACTTTTTATACCAGTAACAGCATCAACAATTCCAAGCTTTTGCTGTGCTGGAAGAACCTGTGATTCATTGGGAAATTCATCTTCAAACACCACCCACACCATGCTTATTTTAGTCTCTAGTGTCCATGAAAAAAGAGTTGGGGTTGGTGACAGGTTTACATCAAATTTCTCTTCATTCCTTTTGTTTTCTTCTGCTGCTACTTCCAACTCTATCTCTTTTGATTTTGTTAAGAGGCCTGAAATTGGAGGTGGACTTGAGATGCTAGATAGAGAGACGTGTGATGTTGCAAGTTCATTTTGTTGACTACCAAGTTGTTCCAATGCCACTATATGACTCATACTGATTATTTGAACAGAAGGGTAATCcaaattcttgttttcaaacacATATTTGCAACTTTCATACAGATCATGAAGCTTTTGGCTCTGGAGAGAAGCTGTCTTGAGTATTTCATAGGCTAGGCCTCTGGCTGATGCTGTTAGATCAAAAAACATGTTCACAAGAGCTGCAATGCCTTCAGAAAATGTCATATAAACTTGGAAGCTTTCTCTCAAGGTGTTGCTCATAGCAGCTTGAGCCAGGCTATGATCTGAGCACAAAATATGATGTGGTGAGCATTCCAACACCTTGTCAATAAGCACTTGGCATTTAGGCAATGTTCTGAATGCCATATCAAAGGATTTCTCATCATAGCGCCTAAACTCTAACCCCTTGGACATGACAGGCTCAAGTTTCCCTGCTTGGTTTATGAGCCAACTCATCCTCTCTTCAAGATAAGCTGCATATGTATGTAGGAAACCAACTGAAGGGTGATCAGAACTCTTTGTGAAACACCTTGTACTAATTTGTAGGTGACCTGAGACATGTGCCTTGCATAACTCTTGTTCAAAGGACCTGTTTCCCCCTCTAAGAAGGCGATGAATCAAGACAAGGGTCTTGAGGGCTACAACATGATCCTTAGTTTTT
This region includes:
- the LOC137837764 gene encoding putative clathrin assembly protein At1g33340, which encodes MGVDIQGKLRLALGSVKDHASIGKAMMYHYQHDGFSNIEIAVLRATGHDNGAIGDKYMHEILFLVSNSPGSIPFLAERISHRLGKTKDHVVALKTLVLIHRLLRGGNRSFEQELCKAHVSGHLQISTRCFTKSSDHPSVGFLHTYAAYLEERMSWLINQAGKLEPVMSKGLEFRRYDEKSFDMAFRTLPKCQVLIDKVLECSPHHILCSDHSLAQAAMSNTLRESFQVYMTFSEGIAALVNMFFDLTASARGLAYEILKTASLQSQKLHDLYESCKYVFENKNLDYPSVQIISMSHIVALEQLGSQQNELATSHVSLSSISSPPPISGLLTKSKEIELEVAAEENKRNEEKFDVNLSPTPTLFSWTLETKISMVWVVFEDEFPNESQVLPAQQKLGIVDAVTGIKSEYGRPSVFLNPFTSTFQTSMSSKV